From the Helicobacter pylori genome, one window contains:
- the rpsG gene encoding 30S ribosomal protein S7 yields MRRRKAPVREVLGDPVYGNKVVTKFINKMMFDGKKSVAEKIIYKAFNKIEEKSGEKGIEVFEKALERVRPLVEVRSRRVGGATYQVPVEVRASRQQSLSIRWILEATRKRNERMMVDRLANELMDAANDKGAAFKKKEDVHKMAEANKAFAHYRW; encoded by the coding sequence ATGAGAAGAAGAAAAGCACCCGTTAGGGAGGTTTTGGGCGATCCTGTTTATGGGAACAAAGTGGTTACCAAGTTTATCAATAAAATGATGTTCGATGGCAAGAAAAGCGTAGCGGAAAAAATCATCTACAAAGCTTTCAATAAGATTGAAGAAAAAAGCGGTGAAAAAGGCATTGAAGTGTTTGAAAAAGCCCTAGAAAGGGTGCGTCCTTTAGTGGAAGTGCGCAGCAGAAGAGTGGGTGGGGCTACCTATCAAGTGCCGGTAGAAGTGAGGGCGAGCCGCCAGCAGTCGCTATCCATCCGTTGGATTTTAGAAGCCACTAGAAAACGCAATGAAAGGATGATGGTGGATAGATTGGCTAACGAGCTTATGGATGCGGCTAACGATAAGGGTGCGGCTTTTAAGAAAAAAGAAGATGTGCATAAAATGGCAGAGGCGAATAAAGCGTTCGCGCACTATCGCTGGTAA
- the rpsL gene encoding 30S ribosomal protein S12, whose protein sequence is MPTINQLIRKERKKVVKKTKSPALVECPQRRGVCTRVYTTTPKKPNSALRKVAKVRLTSKFEVISYIPGEGHNLQEHSIVLVRGGRVKDLPGVKYHIVRGALDTAGVNKRTVSRSKYGTKKAKATDKKATDNKKK, encoded by the coding sequence GTGCCTACTATCAATCAGTTGATTAGAAAAGAAAGGAAAAAGGTGGTTAAAAAAACCAAATCACCTGCATTAGTGGAATGCCCTCAAAGGAGAGGGGTTTGTACTAGGGTTTATACGACTACCCCTAAAAAGCCTAACTCGGCTTTAAGAAAGGTCGCCAAAGTTCGTTTGACCAGTAAATTTGAAGTGATCAGTTATATCCCTGGTGAAGGGCATAACTTGCAAGAACACTCTATTGTGTTAGTGCGTGGGGGTAGGGTTAAGGATTTACCCGGTGTGAAATACCACATCGTTCGTGGCGCTTTAGACACTGCAGGGGTCAATAAAAGAACGGTTTCACGCTCTAAATATGGGACTAAAAAAGCTAAAGCGACCGACAAGAAAGCAACAGACAACAAGAAAAAATAA